In Nicotiana tabacum cultivar K326 chromosome 21, ASM71507v2, whole genome shotgun sequence, one DNA window encodes the following:
- the LOC142175366 gene encoding uncharacterized protein LOC142175366 codes for MKPFGPNIVQDALKKVKLIQERLKTAQSRQKSYTNIRHRDLEFKEGDYVYLRVYPMKGIMRFGRKGKLSPRYIGPYPILERIGLVAYHLALPPKLSSNPVFHVSILKQYFHDPSHVIDRKEIEFDDTLSYEEVPVAIKDRQVRRLRTKDIASVKVMWSNHLAQEATWEPEEAMRKKYPYLFDISDT; via the coding sequence ATGAAACCTTTTGGGCCAAATATAGTACAAGATGCTTTGaaaaaggtgaaattgattcaagaACGACTTAAAACAGCCCAAAGCCGACAAAAGTCATACACAAATATTAGACACCGCGATCTtgagttcaaagaaggtgattATGTATATTTAAGGGTGTATCcaatgaagggcattatgaggtttggtagaaaaggaaagcttagcccaagATATATAGGGCCTTATCCAATTCTTGAAAGGATTGGGCTTGTGGCGTATCATCTAGCTTTACCTCCAAAGTTATCTTCaaatccagtttttcatgtgtctatcTTGAAACAGTACTTTCATGATCCGAGTCATGTAATTGATAGGAAGGAGATAGAGTTTGATGATactctgtcatatgaggaggtcCCTGTAGCTATTAAAGATAGGCAGGTTCGTAGACTTCGAACCAAAGATATTGCTTCGGTAAAAGTAATGTGGAGCAACCACTTAGCTCAGGAAGCTACATGGGAGCCAGAGGAAGCCATGAGGAAAAAATATCCTTATTTGTTCGATATTTCCGATACATAA